In the genome of Lysobacter sp. BMK333-48F3, the window GCGACAGGGCGAAGCCGATGATGCACAGGCCGAAGCCGGCCACCGCGTACAGCAGCAGGCGCCCGGCGTGCTTCTGCGGCGGATGCCGGGCCAGCCACAGGCCGACCAGCACCGCGCCCGCGGCCGGCGCGGCGCGCAACACGCCCAGCGCTTCCGGGCCGTAATGCAGCACGTCGTGGATGAAGGCCGGCAGCAGCGCGACCGCGCCGCCGAACAGCACCGAGAACATGTCCAGCGCCTGCGCGCCGAGCACGACCTGGTGATTGAACACGAAGCGCAGGCCTTCGCCGATGCTCTTGAACACCGGCGCGCGCTCGCTCGGCGCCGGCGGTTCGGTCACCCGCAGGGTGCTGATCGCGATCGCCGCGGCGACGGCGAAGCCGGTCGCGACCAGGTAGGCCGAGGTCTTGCCGCCCCAGGCCACCAGCACGCCGCCCAGCGCCGGCCCCAGCACCAGCCCGGTCTGCATGACCACGCTGCTGACCCCGGCGCCGCGCGCGTAGTGCTTGCGCTTGAGCACGCGCGCGAACAACGACATGTACACCGGGCCGAGGAAGGCGCGGACCACGCCGTTGAGCGCGATCGCCGCATAGATGGTCGCGGTGGCGAAGCCGAACCCGCCGGCCGGCAGCGTGCCCCAGGCGACCGAGGCCAACAGCGCGGTGGTCGCGACCAGGCCCAGGCAGGCGAACAGGCCGAGCTTGCGCCGTGGCAGGTGATCGACCGCGTAGCCGGCGAACAGGGCGAAGCAGAAGTAGGGCACCACCTCGGCCAGGCCGATCAGGCCCAGGGCGAAGGGATCGCGGGTCAGTTCGTAGACGTGCCAGCCGACCGTGACCGCGACGATCTGGTACGACAGCATGCCCAGCAGCCGGTACACCAGCAGGCCGACGAAACCGGGGTTGCGCAGCAACGGGCGCAGACCTTCGGAATCCGGGCCCTCGGAATCGGAACCCTTGAAATCGGAGCCCTTGAAATCCGGGCCTTCTGACGCCGGATCGGATGTGTCGGTTTGGCCGGCGCTGGACGGGCCGGCGCTCACAGGCGCCGTTGCGCCTGCTCGCGGATGAAGGCCAGCAGCGCGGCCAGGCCGTTGCTGCGGGTCGGCGAGAGGTGCTTGGCCAGGCCGATGTCGGCGATGTAGTCGGCCGAGGTGGCGACGATCTCGCTCGCGCTGCGTCCGGAGTACACGCGCAAGGCCAGGTAGATCAGCCCGGAGACGATCGCCGAATCGCTGATCGCGTGGAAATCCAGGCGCTGCGCATCGCCCTCGACCGCGATCCAGACCATCGACTGGCAGCCGAGCAGGCGATGCTCTTCGGTCTTGTAGGCCTGCGGCAGGTCCGGCAGCTTGCGGCCGAGGTCGATCAGATACTGGTAGCGCTCGGACCAGTCGCCGAAGAAGGCGAACTCGTCGCGGATCGCGGCCTGAGCCTGGACGGCGCTGGGTTCGAGCGGAAACGGGGAAGCGGGGAGGGCGACGGCGTTCATCGAATCTGGGGTCCTGCGCGTGTCAGGACCCGGTTTCCTCGGTATTGAGTTCCGGGCGCTTGCGCACCCAGCGCACGCCCTGCGGCGTGTCTTCGAGCAGGATGTTCTCATCGGCCAACTGCTGGCGGATCGCGTCGGCACGGGCGAAATCGCGCGCCTTCTTGGCCGCGCTGCGCTCCTCGACCAGGGCCTGGATGCGCTCGTCGTCCTGGTCGCCGGCAGCGCCGGCGAACCACACCGCCGGATCCTGCTGCAGCAAGCCCAGGGCCAGGCCGGCGCCGAGCAGCTCGCGCTTGAGCCGGGCCTGTTCGGCCGGATCGGCGGCCTTGCGCGCCTCGGCGGCGATGCGGGCGATCTCGGCCAGGGCCTGCGGCGTGCCCAGGTCGTCGTCGAGGATGCGCTCGATCTCGTCCGGGATCCGCACCGGGCCGGCGTCGACCGCGGCCAGGTCGCGCAGGGTGCCGTACAGCCGGTCGAGGGTGCGCGCGCACTGCTCGATCAGCTTGTTCGACCAGTCCAGCGGCTGGCGGTAGTGGGCGGTCAGCAAGGCGTAACGCAGCGCCTCGGCCGGATGCTTCTCCAGCAGCTCGTGCACGGTCTCGATATTGCCGCGCGACTTGGCCATCTTCTCGCCGTCGAAGTTCAGCATGCCGTTGTGCAGCCAGAACCGGGCGAACACCTTGCCGCCGTGCGCGCATTCGCTCTGCGCGATCTCGTTCTCGTGGTGCGGGAACATCAGGTCGTTGCCGCCGGCATGGATGTCGATGGTCTCGCCCAGGTGGGCGGCGGCCATCGCCGAGCATTCGATATGCCAGCCCGGACGGCCGCGACCCCAGGGCGAGTCCCAGCCGGGCAGGTCGCCGCTGGAGGGCTTCCACAGGACGAAATCGCCGGCATCGCGCTTATAGGGAGCGACCTCGATGCGCGCGCCGGCGCGCATGTCGTCGATGTCGCGGCGCGACAGCTTGCCGTAGTCGGGATAGCTCTGGATCGCGAACAACACGTGGCCTTCGGCCTCGTAGGCGTGGCCGGCCTCGATCAGGCGTTCGATCATCGCCACGATCTGGCCGATGTGCGCGGTCGCGGCCGGTTCCAGGTCGGGCAGGCGCACGCCCAGCGCGCCCATGTCCTGGCGGTAGATCGCGGCGTAGTGCTCGGTGATGGCCGAGATCGGCACGCCCTGTTCGGCCGCGGCGGCGTTGATCTTGTCGTCGACATCGGTGATGTTGCGGGCGAAGGCCAGCGCGCCGTAACGGCGGCGCAGCAGGTCGGCCAACACGCCGAACACCACCGGGCCGCGGGCGTTGCCGATGTGGGCGTAGTTGTAGACCGTGGGGCCGCACAGATACATGGTCGGGCGGGCCTGATCCAGGGGAACGAAGGCTTCGACCTGTCGCGACAGGCTGTTGTAGAGATGCAGGCTCATGGCGGCACGGATGGGAGTCGGGTTCATTCTAGCGAAGGCACGCTCGCCGCGCCCGGACGCGATCGCGCCGGAGCGGCCGCGGCGCTGCGGCGATCGCCGGCTGCGACGGGATGGAGCGGGGCGGCGCCGGCCCGAGCCTCGCGGCATCGCCCGGGGTGCTGGGTGCGAGCGGCGGCCGGCGCCAGGTGCTGCGCGGCCGTCGTGGCTGCGCAGGCGGGCCTCCGGAGACTTCAGAGTCTGGTCGCGGTGAAGCCCTGGATCCCCGCTTTCGCGGGGATGACGGTAGGCAGGGATGACGGTGGGCAGGTTTGCCGGCGCTGGGCCGCGATCCTGGAGAGAGCCCGACAGGCCGCGTCCGGCCCGCCGCCGGGACCGGCCTAAAGGTGGGATTCAGGCCGTGCCGGCACACTGCTCTTACAATTTATTCACGAATCCGTCTCCGCGAGCCCGATGAACCGAACCGCCTTGCAGGCTTCGATCCTGGTGCTGGCCAGCGCCCTGGCTGCGGCGTCGTCGCTGCCGGCCGCAGCCCAGCACACCGTGATCCAGGCCGAAAACGTGCGTTTCGACTATGCCCAGGTGCTGCGGGTGACCCCGGTCTACCAGACCCTGCGCGCGACCACGGTCGAGCAGCAATGCGACCCCGAGCCCGCCAAGGACGAGAACTCGCGCCTGTCGCGGGTGGTCGGGGCGGTGCGCGAGGCCTTGGGCCGGGAGCGCAATCCCAAGCCGAGCACCGGCGACAACTGCCGCCCGGTGCCGGTCGACCGCGAGTTCCGCCGGCCGATCGCCTACGACGTCGACTACGTCTACAAGGGCGCCCGGTTCCGCTCGCGCCTGCCCGAGGACCCGGGCAACAAGCTGCGGATCCGGGTCGCGGTGACCCCGGTCATCACCCCGATCAGCACCTCGCGCTGAGCCCGGCGGCGTCCCGACCCGACCGTACGGCTTGCGCCCGGCCCCCGCGCATGCGAGCATTCGCGACCTCATGAACCCGAACTACGCCGACGCCGACGTTCTGACCTCCGCCTACATGGCGGCGGGCATGACCTCGCGCGCGCGTCGACCGTTGCCCTGCCAATCCGCTGGGTGACGGCGCTCGCCGTCGTTCGTGTAACAAGCACCACACACGAAAAGCCCAGCCTAGCGCTGGGCTTTTTTGCTTTTCGGCTCGGGAATCGGGAATGGGGAGTCGGGAATCGGCAGAGCAGTACGCCGTTGCCCGTTTCCCCTCGCGACTGCCGGCCACAGCGCCACCGCTCTAACCGATTCCCCCATTCCCGATTCCCCATTCCCGAGCCAACCGATGAAGCATTTCCTCAACACCCAGGACTGGTCGCGCAGCGACCTCGACGCGCTGCTGGCCCAGGCGGCGGCGTTCAAGCGCAACAAGCTCGGCGACCAGCTGCGCGGCAAGTCGATCGCGCTGGTGTTCTTCAATCCGTCGATGCGCACCCGCACCAGCTTCGAGCTGGGCGCGTTCCAGCTCGGCGCCCATGCCGTGGTGCTGCAGCCGGGCAAGGACGCGTGGCCGATCGAGTTCGACCTGGGCACGGTGATGGACGGCGACACCGAGGAGCACATCGCCGAAGTGGCGCGGGTGCTGGGCCGCTACGTCGACCTGATCGGCGTGCGCGCGTTCCCGAAGTTCGTCGACTGGGCCTACGACCGCGAAGACATCGTGCTGAAGTCCTTCGCCAAGTACTCGCCGGTGCCGGTGATCAACATGGAGACCATCACCCACCCCTGCCAGGAGCTGGCGCATGCGCTGGCCCTGCAGGAGCGTTTCGGCACCACCGACCTGCGCGGCAAGAAGTACGTGCTGACCTGGACCTACCACCCCAAGCCGCTCAACACCGCGGTCGCCAACTCGGCCCTGACCATCGCCACCCGCTTAGGGATGGACGTGACCCTGTTGTGCCCGACCCCGGAGTACGTGCTCGACCAACGCTACATGGGCTGGGCCGAGCAGAACGTCGCCGAGAGCGGCGGCTCGCTGACCGTCAGCCACGACATCGACAGCGCCTACGCCGGCGCCGACGTGGTCTACGCCAAGAGCTGGGGCGCGCTGCCGTACTTCGGCAACTGGGGCCCGGAGAAGCCCATTCGCGAGCAGTACAAGCACTTCATCGTCGACGAAGCCAAGATGGCGTTGACCAACGATGGCGTGTTCAGCCACTGCCTGCCGCTGCGCCGCAACGTCAAGGCCACCGACGCGGTGATGGACTCGCCCAACTGCATCGCGATCGAGGAAGCCGAGAACCGTCTGCACGTGCAGAAGGCGGTGATGGCCGCTTTGATCGGCCAGTAATCCGCTTCGCTCCCTCTCCCGCTTGCGGGAGAGGGCCGGGGTGAGGGCGTCGTTCGCCTTGGCTCCGCAACATCCACCCCATCCGTTTGCCCCCACCCCGACCCTCCCCCGCAAGCGGGGGAGGGAGCCAAACAGAGCAGAGACTTTCCGAACATGAGCAAAGACATCGTCCTCGCCTTCTCCGGCGGCCTCGACACCAGCTTCTGCGTGCCCTACCTGCAGGAGCGCGGCTGGGCCGTGCACACCGTGTTCGCCGACACCGGCGGCGTCGACGACGAGGAGCGCGCCTTCATCGAGCAGCGTGCCGCCGAGCTCGGCGTGGCCAGCCACGTCACCGTCGACGGCGGGCCGGCGATCTGGTCGGGCTTCGTCAAGCCGTTCGTGTGGGCCGGCGAGGGCTACCAGGGCCAGTACCCGCTGCTGGTGTCGGATCGTTACCTGATCGTCGAAGCCGCGCTCAAGCGCGCCGCCGAGTTGGGCACCAAGGCGATCGCCCACGGCTGCACCGGCATGGGCAACGACCAGGTGCGTTTCGACCTGGCGGTCAAGGCGCTGGGCGATTACGAGATCGTCGCGCCGATCCGCGAAATCCAGAAGGAGCACACCGAGGTCCGCGCCTACGAGCAGAAGTACCTGGAAGAGCGCGGCTTCGGCGTGCGCGCCAAGCAGAAGGCCTACACCATCAACGAGAACCTGCTCGGCCTGACCATGTCCGGCGGCGAGATCGACCGCTGGCAGGCGCCGGGCGAGGGCGCGGTGGGCTGGTGCAAGCCGCGCGCGCAGTGGCCGAGCGAAACCCTGTCGGTGAAGCTGAGCTTCGAGAACGGCGAAGCGGTCGCGCTGAACGGCGAGAAGATCGAAGGCCACCAGCTGCTGGCCAAGCTCAACGGCCTGTTCGCCCAGTACGGCGTGGGTCGTGGCCTGTACACCGGCGACACCACCATCGGCCTCAAGGGCCGGATCATCTTCGAAGCGCCGGGCCTGATCGCCCTGCTGACCGCGCACCGCGCGCTGGAAGAGGCGGTGCTGAGCAAGCAGCAGAACCGCTTCAAGCCCGACGTGGCGCGCAAGTGGGTGGAACTGGTCTACGAAGGCTTCTTCCACGACCCGCTCAAGGCCGACCTGGAAGCCTTCCTGGCCAGCTCGCAGTCCACCGTGAACGGCGAAGTGACCCTGGAAACCAACGGCGGCACCGTCAACGCGGTGGCGATCGAGTCCAGGCACATCCTCAACGCCAAGGGCGCGACCTACGCCCAGGCCGCCGACTGGGGCGTGGCCGAGGCCGAAGGCTTCATCAAGCTGTTCGGCATGAGCAGCACGCTGTGGGCGGAGATCAACCGCAAGGGCTGACGCCGCTCCAAGCCCCTCTCCCGCTTGCGGGAGAGGGGGTGGGGTGAGGGGCGGAACGCGGCGATCCCGCACACCCTCACCCTAACCCTCTCCCGCAAGCGGGAGAGGGGATGAAAGCGGCGCCGCTGCGGCGACGCATCTCACCGAACTCAACTACCAGCCGACCATGCTCCCCGAAGTCCTAAACCATCTGCAGGCCCTGGTCTCCTACGACACCCGCAATCCGCCGCGGGACATCGGCACCGACGGCATCTTCGATTACCTGCGCAGCCAGTTGCCGGGGTTCCGGATCGAAGTCACCGATCACGGCGCCGGCGCGGTGTCGATGCTGGCCGTGCGCGGCAATCCGCGCCGGCTGTTCAACGTCCACCTCGATACGGTGCCGTCGTCCGAAGCCTGGAGCGCGGATCCGCATGTGCTGCGGGTGACCGAAGACCGCGCGATCGGCCTGGGCGCCTGCGACATCAAGGGCGCGGCGGCCGGCCTGCTGGCCGCCGCGGCGGCGGCCGACGGCGACGCCGCGTTCCTGTTCTCGACCGACGAGGAAGCCAACGACGCGCGCTGCATCGCCGGTTTCCTCGGCACCGCGCACGGCTTCACCGAAGTGCTGGTGGCCGAGCCGACCATGAACGAAGCGGTGCTCGCGCATCGCGGCATCAGCTCGGTGCTGCTGAAGTTCCGCGGCGTCGCCGGGCACGCCTCCGGCGCCAACGCGATGCAGGCCAGCGCCCTGCACCAGGCGATCCGCTGGGGCGGCAAGGCGCTGGACTACGTCGAGGCGCAGGCGCACCAGCGCTTCGGCGGCCTGACCGGGCTGCGCTTCAACATCGGCCGGGTCGAGGGCGGGATCAAGGCCAACATGATCGCGCCCAGCGCCGAGCTGCGCTTCGGCTTCCGGCCGCTGCCCTCGCAGCCGATCGACGGCCTGCACGAAACCTTCGGCACCCTGGTCGACGCCGGCGCGATCGAGCGCTACGAGGAAA includes:
- a CDS encoding MFS transporter, encoding MRPLLRNPGFVGLLVYRLLGMLSYQIVAVTVGWHVYELTRDPFALGLIGLAEVVPYFCFALFAGYAVDHLPRRKLGLFACLGLVATTALLASVAWGTLPAGGFGFATATIYAAIALNGVVRAFLGPVYMSLFARVLKRKHYARGAGVSSVVMQTGLVLGPALGGVLVAWGGKTSAYLVATGFAVAAAIAISTLRVTEPPAPSERAPVFKSIGEGLRFVFNHQVVLGAQALDMFSVLFGGAVALLPAFIHDVLHYGPEALGVLRAAPAAGAVLVGLWLARHPPQKHAGRLLLYAVAGFGLCIIGFALSREFWLSALMLMLSGMCDGVSVVLRSTILQLSTPDEMRGRVSSINGIFIGSSNELGAFESGLAARLLGLVPSVIFGGCMTLVVVAATAQLAPKLRRLDLRELQ
- a CDS encoding SufE family protein, whose amino-acid sequence is MNAVALPASPFPLEPSAVQAQAAIRDEFAFFGDWSERYQYLIDLGRKLPDLPQAYKTEEHRLLGCQSMVWIAVEGDAQRLDFHAISDSAIVSGLIYLALRVYSGRSASEIVATSADYIADIGLAKHLSPTRSNGLAALLAFIREQAQRRL
- the cysS gene encoding cysteine--tRNA ligase — protein: MSLHLYNSLSRQVEAFVPLDQARPTMYLCGPTVYNYAHIGNARGPVVFGVLADLLRRRYGALAFARNITDVDDKINAAAAEQGVPISAITEHYAAIYRQDMGALGVRLPDLEPAATAHIGQIVAMIERLIEAGHAYEAEGHVLFAIQSYPDYGKLSRRDIDDMRAGARIEVAPYKRDAGDFVLWKPSSGDLPGWDSPWGRGRPGWHIECSAMAAAHLGETIDIHAGGNDLMFPHHENEIAQSECAHGGKVFARFWLHNGMLNFDGEKMAKSRGNIETVHELLEKHPAEALRYALLTAHYRQPLDWSNKLIEQCARTLDRLYGTLRDLAAVDAGPVRIPDEIERILDDDLGTPQALAEIARIAAEARKAADPAEQARLKRELLGAGLALGLLQQDPAVWFAGAAGDQDDERIQALVEERSAAKKARDFARADAIRQQLADENILLEDTPQGVRWVRKRPELNTEETGS
- a CDS encoding N-acetylornithine carbamoyltransferase, whose protein sequence is MKHFLNTQDWSRSDLDALLAQAAAFKRNKLGDQLRGKSIALVFFNPSMRTRTSFELGAFQLGAHAVVLQPGKDAWPIEFDLGTVMDGDTEEHIAEVARVLGRYVDLIGVRAFPKFVDWAYDREDIVLKSFAKYSPVPVINMETITHPCQELAHALALQERFGTTDLRGKKYVLTWTYHPKPLNTAVANSALTIATRLGMDVTLLCPTPEYVLDQRYMGWAEQNVAESGGSLTVSHDIDSAYAGADVVYAKSWGALPYFGNWGPEKPIREQYKHFIVDEAKMALTNDGVFSHCLPLRRNVKATDAVMDSPNCIAIEEAENRLHVQKAVMAALIGQ
- a CDS encoding argininosuccinate synthase; protein product: MSKDIVLAFSGGLDTSFCVPYLQERGWAVHTVFADTGGVDDEERAFIEQRAAELGVASHVTVDGGPAIWSGFVKPFVWAGEGYQGQYPLLVSDRYLIVEAALKRAAELGTKAIAHGCTGMGNDQVRFDLAVKALGDYEIVAPIREIQKEHTEVRAYEQKYLEERGFGVRAKQKAYTINENLLGLTMSGGEIDRWQAPGEGAVGWCKPRAQWPSETLSVKLSFENGEAVALNGEKIEGHQLLAKLNGLFAQYGVGRGLYTGDTTIGLKGRIIFEAPGLIALLTAHRALEEAVLSKQQNRFKPDVARKWVELVYEGFFHDPLKADLEAFLASSQSTVNGEVTLETNGGTVNAVAIESRHILNAKGATYAQAADWGVAEAEGFIKLFGMSSTLWAEINRKG
- a CDS encoding acetylornithine deacetylase is translated as MLPEVLNHLQALVSYDTRNPPRDIGTDGIFDYLRSQLPGFRIEVTDHGAGAVSMLAVRGNPRRLFNVHLDTVPSSEAWSADPHVLRVTEDRAIGLGACDIKGAAAGLLAAAAAADGDAAFLFSTDEEANDARCIAGFLGTAHGFTEVLVAEPTMNEAVLAHRGISSVLLKFRGVAGHASGANAMQASALHQAIRWGGKALDYVEAQAHQRFGGLTGLRFNIGRVEGGIKANMIAPSAELRFGFRPLPSQPIDGLHETFGTLVDAGAIERYEETFRGPPLPAGGVADAEHRRLEARDLADALELPIGNAVDFWTEASLFSAAGLTAIVYGPGHIAQAHTADEWVALEQLQGYAQSVARIIGSKAQ